The Arctopsyche grandis isolate Sample6627 chromosome 10, ASM5162203v2, whole genome shotgun sequence genome window below encodes:
- the LOC143917565 gene encoding pancreatic lipase-related protein 2-like encodes MKAVFVCFFLIFCKAQCTPIQEKEFEIIKFVDEKGILRVIDLNDDTPPTVRFDPEVDIEYGVYTRKNPTTPQIFKKRDEASLAATNFDATKPVKITIHGWTGDAESGVNTVVGPAFLEAVDVNIVAVDWSNGSSGGYTQSVRNVPGAGQSVADMINWLNSLGVPYSNIHILGHSLGAHVVGFAGRLSNGTIEYITGLDPASPSWTSSSERLRRTDAKYVEIIHTNIGQLGLLDAIGHNDFYPNGGVQMPGCDGNLYCSHYRSWEYMADSLDHEKFMANRCNDVNEITNGNCANLGKLYMGGSKIKPGDGGIYALKTNAEKPYYIE; translated from the exons ATGAAGGCAGTTTTTGTTTGCTTTTTCCTCATATTCTGCAAAG CACAATGCACACCAATTCAAGAAAAAGAATTCGAAATCATTAAATTCGTCGATGAAAAAGGCATTTTGCGTGTAATAGATCTTAATGATGATACGCCACCTACTGTCAGATTCGATCCCGAAGTAGATATAGAATATGGAGTATATACCAG GAAAAACCCAACCACCccacaaatattcaaaaaaagagACGAGGCAAGTTTGGCAGCAACCAACTTCGATGCTACGAAACCAGTCAAAATAACGATTCATGGGTGGACTGGAGATGCTGAAAGTGGAGTCAACACTGTAGTAGGGCCTg CTTTCTTAGAAGCCGTAGACGTCAATATTGTAGCAGTCGACTGGTCTAATGGTTCTAGTGGTGGTTATACTCAATCCGTTCGAAATGTACCTGGAGCAGGACAAAGTGTAGCTGACATGATCAATTGGTTAAATTCTTTAGGAGTTCCATATTCGAATATTCACATTTTAGGACACAGCTTGGGAGCTCATGTGGTTGGATTTGCAGGAAGATTGTCGAATGGAACTATAGAATACATAAcag GTTTGGATCCAGCCAGTCCTTCTTGGACCAGTAGTTCTGAGCGTTTGAGACGCACTGACGCCAAGTATGTGGAAATCATTCATACGAATATTGGACAATTGGGTCTATTGGATGCCATTGGACACAATGATTTTTATCCTAATGGAGGTGTTCAAATGCCAGGATGCGATGGAAATCTGTATTGTTCTCATTATAGAAGCTGGGAATATATGGCCGATTCTCTCGATCACGAAAAGTTCATGGCTAATCGTTGCAATGATGTAAATGAGATTACCAATGGGAACTGTGCTAACTTGGGTAAACTTTATATGGGTGGTTCGAAGATTAAACCAgg tgatggtgGAATATATGCTTTGAAAACCAATGCTGAAAAACCTtactatattgaataa
- the LOC143917819 gene encoding lipoprotein lipase-like, which translates to MNRQSSILIVTLLGVIGSAKSEEKSLRFIQFPDETGILHWIDLENDNLPQHKFNPEDDIKYLLHSRGSGQNPEEFFKGNNDSIFATKFDSRKPVKISIHGWTGDGENENNKVLVDAFLSAMDVNVIVIDWGIGASADYVTSARYVPLVGAKVGELIDWLNILGVPFSNFHVLGHSLGGHIAGISGRSATRGKVEYISGMDPAFPLWGSNSERIRASDGKYVEISHTNGGLSGLMEPIGHTDFYPNGGVVMPGCSTIDVRCSHNRAYHYMADSIDHERFMADKCNSVEEISSNTCANVGKLHMGGAKTKLGSQGIYALKTNAEKPYYQG; encoded by the exons ATGAATCGACAATCGAGCATCCTAATCGTTACTCTTTTAGgag TAATTGGATCGGCAAAATCTGAGGAAAAATCTCTTAGGTTTATCCAATTTCCAGATGAAACAGGCATTTTGCATTGGATCGATCTAGAAAATGATAATCTTCCACAGCACAAGTTCAATCCTGAAgacgatataaaatatttattacacagtag GGGAAGCGGTCAAAACCCAGAAGAATTTTTCAAAGGGAATAACGATAGCATATTTGCTACGAAATTCGATTCGAGAAAACCGGTCAAAATATCCATACATGGATGGACAGGAGATGGTGAAAACGAGAACAATAAAGTTCTAGTTGATG catttttaaGTGCGATGGATGTAAATGTAATTGTCATCGATTGGGGAATTGGAGCTAGTGCTGATTATGTTACATCGGCTCGATATGTTCCTTTGGTTGGAGCCAAAGTTGGTGAATTGATTGATTGGTTGAACATTTTGGGAGTTCCATTTTCTAATTTTCACGTCTTGGGACACAGCTTGGGAGGCCATATTGCAGGAATTTCAGGAAGATCAGCAACTAGAGGAAAAGTTGAATATATTTCAG GAATGGATCCAGCTTTCCCATTATGGGGTAGTAATAGTGAAAGGATCAGAGCTTCTGATGGGAAATACGTAGAGATTAGCCATACCAATGGTGGTTTATCGGGTTTGATGGAACCGATTGGACACACTGATTTCTATCCGAACGGTGGTGTAGTTATGCCAGGGTGTTCTACAATAGATGTACGATGTTCTCACAATCGTGCTTATCACTATATGGCAGATTCCATAGACCATGAACGTTTTATGGCAGACAAGTGTAATAGTGTGGAGGAAATTAGTAGCAACACCTGCGCCAATGTCGGAAAATTGCATATGGGAGGAGCGAAAACTAAATTAGG gtCTCAAGGAATTTATGCTCTCAAAACTAATGCAGAAAAACCATACTATCAAGGATAA